In one window of Ovis aries strain OAR_USU_Benz2616 breed Rambouillet chromosome 3, ARS-UI_Ramb_v3.0, whole genome shotgun sequence DNA:
- the CDC42EP3 gene encoding cdc42 effector protein 3 has translation MPAKTPIYLKAANNKKGKKFKLRDILSPDMISPPLGDFRHTIHIGKEGQHDVFGDISFLQGNYELLPGNQEKAHMGQFPGHNEFFRANSTSDSMFTETPSPVLKNAISLPTIGGSQALMLPLLSPVTFSSKQESFGPGKLPRLSCEPVMEEKVPEKSSMLENGTVHQGDVSWGSSGSASQSSQGRDSHSSSLSEQYPDWAAEDMFDHPAPCELVKEKTKSEESLSDLTGSLLSLQLDLGPSFLDEVLNVMDKNK, from the coding sequence ATGCCAGCCAAAACCCCAATCTACCTGAAAGCTGCCAataacaagaaaggaaagaaatttaaactGAGGGACATCTTGTCTCCCGATATGATCAGTCCGCCCCTCGGAGACTTCCGCCACACCATCCACATCGGCAAGGAGGGCCAGCACGACGTCTTCGGAgatatttcctttctccaaggcaACTATGAGCTTCTACCCGGAAACCAGGAGAAAGCACACATGGGCCAGTTCCCGGGGCATAATGAGTTCTTCCGGGCCAACAGCACCTCCGACTCCATGTTCACAGAAACACCCTCACCGGTGCTCAAAAACGCCATCTCTCTCCCGACCATCGGAGGGTCCCAAGCCCTCATGTTGCCCTTGTTGTCCCCGGTGACATTCAGTTCCAAGCAGGAGTCCTTTGGGCCAGGAAAGCTGCCCCGGCTTAGCTGTGAGCCGGTCATGGAGGAGAAGGTTCCAGAGAAAAGCAGTATGTTGGAGAACGGGACGGTCCACCAGGGGGACGTCTCGTGGGGGTCGAGCGGGTCTGCATCACAGTCCAGCCAGGGGAGGGACAGCCACTCCTCCAGCCTCTCCGAACAGTACCCCGACTGGGCAGCGGAGGACATGTTTGACCATCCCGCCCCGTGCGAGCTCGTCAAGGAAAAGACTAAATCAGAGGAGTCCCTCTCTGACCTCACGGGTTCCCTCCTGTCCCTGCAGCTTGATCTGGGGCCCTCCTTTCTGGATGAGGTGCTGAATGTCATGGATAAAAATAAGTAA